ATTGTTTGTGTGAAGTAGAGACAGCCTTTTTCCTTTGGGTTTGGAGAATGAAGAAGGATAGTGGGAGATTCTAGAGGCTACGCAGCGGTAGATTCTTAGGTttatttgtccctttttttaatttatgatttttcaaattttgatttatggGCTTCTTATTTCTGAGATTAAAGACCAAAAAATTTTcgttagactttttttttcagAGTTTAAGCTaggctttaaaaaaaagggtcagGTTCAAGGTGAGGGTGTGCAAATTTGTATTGAAGGGggttcaaaacaatttttttttttaaattatataaaaaaaaaaaaaaattgggttagggggttcatttgaaccacCTGACTACAACGTAGCACCACCCCAAAGTCTAAGTACCAATACGGCACATACAAGCAGGTACTGTACAAAATTCACTCCCTTAAGTAAGTCAAATTCCACACAATGAACCAAGGCATAAGCTAagtctaaattaaaaaatgctTACACGTAGATAACAAATAAGCTAAATTAAATGAGCAAACAATgcacaaaaattacaaacaactCAAAAGTCTTTTGatcattcaaatacataattgGCTTTCATCATTCAAAATAACAATTACAGATGGATGATAAAATTAAACCCCATACCAAATCAAGCTAACGACTAACATGAAACTTTAACCAAACAATTCTTCCCCTTTCCTAGATCacatatagaaaaaaattaaaaaaaaaaaaaaaagaaattcaaactGTCTAGCTCGTCCTAGAGTTTGTTCTAATTAGGAATTGTGACTAATATGTTCACTCCAAGAGTAGCCTGATTAAGAGGTGGAATTGCAATGACAAGACCATTAAAAATTGACCCAATCCAATATGAAACATGCATAGGCTTATTCCCATCACGAAAAGCTACCTCGTTGGCCCCTAAATATtcatcccaacctacacaagtgACTTGAGTCTTGAGACTCAATTGTGCATTAACATGTCCAGGTTTAGAATACTTTTCTATCTCAATGACCTCGGAGTTTTCTTTCACAAACAAGGAGAACTCTAAAGTCGTTGTTCTACCAAGTTTGCTCTCTGTCTTCTCAATGCAAAGCAATGCAAGTGACTTGCAGAATTTATCATAATCCAAATTTGTGTTTTCATAAGTAGTGACCTTGAATTGCATGGTTTGGCCACAATCATTTCTTGGACTATGGCTAATTATGTTGGCAAGGGAaggaccatttttttttaagattaggAAGGTAAAATACGGGTTTTTTGGATTCGTTATTATTGGAAAGTATATTGTTGTGCATGTTTGCCCAATTATTGAGGAAGCTATCCTTCACCAAAATGTCTACCAAAAGAAGGTTACAGCTAATACCAACCGAGTATCCACCACACCGAAAATTTGTCACCTGTAAGAATtagaaaatcagaaaaataaaaaaataaaagactgcCCCATTTTAATTCACACTTCTATCTAAGTGTGaattatgttattattattatttatttatttcaacatTTCATCTTTGAACATTGGGGggattaagtttttttatttatttatttttattactattatttttttaatgcaaggGGACCTTGTTAATTTGTACTTCCACTATGGGGTCCGATCTATCCATTTGCACAAAGTAGAAACACCCCCACCGCCCACCccaccctcccccccccccctacgGGCCGCCgcagccccaaaaaaaaaaaaaaaaaagcattcgCAGACTACTCTTGCATTAGTGACAACCCAAGTCCTAAGGTTCTCCAACCTTATAACGGCATGCATGAATACACTAATTAATATTCTTTCACCTAGTAGGTGACAAGCAACCAGGGTTTTGCAAAGGAGTAAAGCAAGGAGCTATCAAAGAGTCCAAATTTTCTCACAACCAAAATTTTACCTTCACATGTGTAACAGGAATGTTGCGACACACATTTTTTTAGGGACCAAATCAAACCACTCGTATATTTATGAGACCAAAATCAAAGTAACCCCATGTTTAAgagataaaaatcaaatcaacccCATATTTCAGGGACTATAATCAAATTCCCCTATAGACAAAGATGAAATGTtgactttttttaaatttagattgaatttgaacttttaaaatttgaagtacCAAAATCGAACTTCaaatttaaggaccaaaaaaaaattacctttaaaaaaaaaaattcttcaaaaaagCTAATTGTGGGCTACATATGCTTCAATTTACCCAATCAAGGTGAGAAGCGTACTACAGGTGGAAactagaagagagagagagagagagagagatgacctacttgtttatgttttttattgaaaaaaaaactaGTCAAGTTATGATTTGTGAGCAAGCTAATTAGTTTGAGGACCAATTTAAATATGCAGAATACaatatgtttatatgtatatttataataaatctatataGTTATAGTcgttattatttatatatttttctaatattgACTTGTATATATTTAGAGAAGTAAAGTGACACTTGTTATTTATActatttaaaattgattaatgtTTCAAAGTTTTTATTGCTAACCgtctaatttctaattttttaatataaattcttgatttaaaatgtgtaaagaatattaattatgattaatatgatttaaaatataGTTCACATATTACTAACAAGATATatgtgtgaaattttttgttttatatacaAACTAGCTTATGTTTTGGATTAGTAATTTTTCATCTGACAACTTAATCCTCCTAAAAAGAGTTGTGGCTTTGCCATTTATGAATAATGAATAATTATAGGACTATATACTTTCACACAACTTTTGACACAACTGTCTTATATATATGGCTGGTTGTAAGTGGTGGAGAAAAAATTGTGTGTCGATGTGAAAGTGACAAACATTCAATTACAGtttatcacataaaaaaattataacaaagtGTGTGTGGCCCTAGAATTATTCCTAATATAAGGAGTTCTTTGGTTTAATATGTTTATAATAACTCTAAATGCATCGAAAATTTCATAGAAATGTTTTACATTGTTCCTTTCTTTAAGTTGTGATATGCCCAAGTGATATGAATGAGTAATTGTTTTCGATGTTGATGGTGACATAGTAGGTAGATAGATGATCTTGATCAACTAGTAAGGTGGCACCCACGGCACATATTATATTTGTTAAGgtcataattttatataattggctaatcttttaacaaaatacactttacttgtaattgggtagatctaagttagatttaatacatcaagaaatatgttgttcaagcatatcaagtgttcatattaaagacatgaagattgattcaagaaacaagtgaagaaaagttgtttcaTTAAGTCTCAACAGATACTTCTATCAAGACTAAATGAGAAGCTTGATCCATTGAGAATTACGATTTTCAGTTTTCCAGATCTGAAATTCAACCCaacttatgtatttgtttagggtttctgctctcacaaccctagacatatataagacttattttaagaGCCATCGCATACGGATACAAAGACAAAGAGATTATTTTTTCTCTAGGAGAAGTTACCATATTTGTATGCCaaagggttttgtaatcaagtgctTCCTAATCTtaattgttgatgaagtgaagaactttgcagtcaacaatatctgttcaagttgctggagttagtcacgtactgggatccgtgcaaagggttagtcacagattggagattAGTGCATTaagggaaagaaggctactacaagattaagtccaattgggtattggagcgaaggttcaactgtagattggtattttgggataggtcAGGGTAGTGGTGAGAttctttatacttgtaaccgcttgattgttgattagtagattcttaggagtggtgatcttaaaatcacctggtggggtttttgccttacGGGAAGTTTTCCTCATTTATCGACAAATCactatgtcaatttatttttaactgcatttagtttaattggtgatttgctGATGCCTTCACGGtttgcatgcaattgaacctaattaatcaacttaggtaattgaattaattaactggggTCAAGCAATCTTAACCCAACAATATTAATTAGCAACATGTCAAAGAATACTTTTTTGAGTGGTCACATTAATGTGCCCTTCCTTCTAGCTTATGGTTGGTTGATTAGCTAGATCGAAGTAATTAAACATTAATTCATTGTTCGCTAACAGGTGgagttataattatttttttgtgtggtcACATTAATGTGCCCCTCCTTCTAGCTTATGGTTGATCGGTTAGCAGGGTCCAAGTAATTAAACGTTAATTCATTGTTAGCTAATAGATGgagttataattatttttttgtgtgttcaAATTAATGTGCCCCTCCTTCCAGCTTATGGTTGATTGGTTAGCAGGATCAAAGTAGTTAAAGTGTTAAACATCAATTCATTGTTAGCTAACAGATGGAGTTATAATTGGACattttgcttcttttatttatttattttttattattattacactTGAACTGAGTTATGAACATTTTGGACTtgatttcaaatatatatttctatatgTTCCTACTTATTTAATATCGAGTCAAGTTTAAGCTTAGCTCAGGCAATCCTTCTTTATCCACCTTTTAAGTGTCTTCCTGtacatcttctcaaaaaaaaagtgtctcCCTGTACCAAATGATAAACTACACGAATCTAAAATAAGATTGATGTAATAAAAAATGCTCCAAATACATATCATTTTAAGGTTTTTCCTTTTGCTAaacaacaaattatatattcCAAGTTTACTTAAACTTCAATTCAGtcgtgttattttttatttattcatttaagccctacaacttcttttttttctttttctttttctttgagatATAAGCCCTACAACTTTGACCTTTATTTAGTGTAGTCCTTTCATCTAGTTCTATTATGTGGGTCGCCTTAAGTGCTAAAACAAGGACACCGTTTTGAcatattttagtttaaaaaattcaaaaactaataaaaatagtatcaaaaacacagaaatcaaaatctcaaaaatgTCACTGCTTTCAATTTCACCTTACTAAATAAGCTGAATTAGAAGAATCCATGGGAAAAGCTCtactttcaattttcaaacatAAGATTTCCATCGATTGTAGTATGAATTGGAACCTTCGGTTAGAGTTGTTCATTTCTATGCAATGAGCAATATGTTGGGACCCAAATAATGTTATCAACAATATTAGCaatccaaaataataatcacacataagaacacaaaatttacgtggaaaacccttttctctttgaagggaaaaaatcacgggacaaactccgaataatttcacttttatcaaatcaattacaataattattatatatgtctcacggctaaagaaaaaaatatctcttatttttctctacTCTCACATACACAAATTATCTTTCTCAAAGGCGGCAACACTTTGCTCTCTCCTCCTTAGCTATCTTCTTGAAGGCAACGACCCTTTGCTCTCTCCTCCTTGGCTATTTTCTTGAAGGTGGCAATACCTTACTCTCTCCTTCCTCTTGCGTTCCTACCAAGCAAaaatcttttttctctctcttgatttcacACTCTATTTTCCCTCTCCTCATAGGGAAGACCCTTGGGCCAAAGCTATCAAATTCTTTGTACTattgtctatttataagactCTTTTGCTATTCCCTCTGGTACTATGAATACATTACTTCTTTAAAAAGGAATAGACCATAGTTGTCAAATCGTGAATCGTATCGTGAAtcgtttttttcatttttatgtatcGTGTATCGTATCGTATCGTGTATCGTAAGATATACAAacactatataaaatttataaaacattatacatatacatatatttattataaaattgaaacatATGCAAATAATGACTACTTTAATTATCACTTATGTTAAAGTATTTGACTAAGCTAACCAAATAAACCAaatggaaatatatttttaacatccatatccaaaagataaaaatatccATATCCAAATTCATTAGAGTTCAAAGTCACTACATATTATAttagtcaaaatattttttttcctaatcatATTCATCACTGCCTAATCAAAATCATCTCCATAGTCCAAGTCAATGAAgttatcatcttcatcatcttgcAAAATCATTTCCTCATTGGCATCTTTTTGtacatcttcttcatcatctccAACATCCACTATCTCTTCTGATTCTTCAACttcaataactttttctttacttttttttttggcattcaaATTTCTTGGACCTATAAAAATAAGCATTCAAATTTCTTGgacctataaaaataataacaaaaaatatatattgtcaaaattagcattttattcataatatagaaaatagaatttcaatttaatataaatttatacctctctttctttttctactacATCCTTCCTCATTAACTTCAAAGCATTCATGAATGTCCATCCATGAAGTATCTTCTGGCAAGCAAGGTTCTTCCTTTTCGGTAATCCATTCATCATCAGATTCCATATCCGATAGACAAATTGGATCATATGAGTCAccattcttttctctctttatttgtCTCAACTCCAAATTAATATTATAGTTTACAAACACCAAAGCATTCACTCTTTGTTGCTCAagacaatttctttttttagtgtgtACATGATCAAAAGTACTCCAATTTCTTTCACATCCCGTTGCACTACAAGTTAGGCTTAAGACACATATAGCTAAGTTTTGAAACTCTTTGCAATGTACTCCATAACTTTCCCACCACAATGCTATATTACCaacaaaagaaattgtaaagGGCTACAATATAATTATgataacaacaaataaaaagctACATTAAGATGATAATGATAatcaataataatgataataacaatAGCACATACCTGGCTGCTTCTTTGTTCTTGTAAGTATAGCCATTTCTTTTCCAAACAAACCCTCAGCTTTATCAAATTTCTCCAATTGTAGATCAATCCTACACCTCTCCAAAGTTGTAGGACACATCCTTTCAATCACTTCATAAAGTCCAACTCTCACTTCTTCATTTGCAACAAAGTTGGGATCATAATGAAACCTATCACAGTTTTatatcttataaataaatatgcatacaaaatataaagataaagattaaaatatataacaattcAAATAATGAACTTACTTAGGATTGAGAAAATAAGCTGCTGCATGTAAAGGCCTATGAAGCTGAAGCTCCCATCTAGTTTCAATAATTCTCAATATAGGTCTATATCTCCTTTGCACATCATTCAATTTTTTCCGGATTTGCTCTTTTGCTCTATCCATAGCTTCATATATGTAGCCCATTGCTGGTTTTGCATCACCATCTACAAGCCTTAAAACTTTTACTAAAGGGATCACACATTTCAAGCAAAATTTAATAGCAGGCCAAAACTTTGGATCACTCAAGGCAATTAATTGGACATTAATGTCATCACTTTTCTTTGCATAGGGACTCTTAGCCCATTCCTCAGATGCAAACATAGACCTTAATCCAATCTTTTGTTGATATATACTCTTCAAAGTGAAGTAGGCAGTGGCAAATCTTGTGACACCTTGTCTTGCCAATTCCCTCCCTTTTGTATATTTTCTCATCAAATCAAGCACCCAAATATGAcggtaaataaaaaaagtgatcttctttgctttttttatagtatttgCATGCACAGGCAAGTCACCTATGTCATGAAGCATCAAATCAATACAGTGGGCAACACAAGGATTCCAAAAGATCTTAcgttttttttccattaatttttcaCCAGCTGAAACATAAGCCAAAGCACTATCTGTCACTACTTGTACCACATTCTTCTCTCCAATTTCTTGCACCAAAGAATCAAgcaattgaaataaattttcaacGTTCTTGGAAATATCGGAGGTGTCAATAGATTTAAGAAAAGTTGTTCCCTTTTGACTATTGACAAGGAAGTTTGTGATAGACCTCTCTCTATTATCCGTCCATCCATCTGACATTAAAGTGCAACCTGTTTTTTTCCACTCATTTTTATACCTATCCAATGTGAAGTGCATATTTTCTACCTCTTTTTTCAAGAAAGTCACCCTTGTTTCATGATAAGTAGGGAGTTTCAATCTCTTGCCATAATTAGCAACTGAatccatcatttttttaaacaaagggCTCTTAACTAAATGAAAAGGTATAGCATGAGcataaaaaaatctacaaataGCCAAACAAGTTGCAGTACGATCTGTCACCAAGGAAGGTAAAGTCACTTGTTTAGAATTTGATTTCCTTTTTAAGTTGCATCCATGGTTCCCTTTTTTGCATTATCACCACCAATCTTTTGTAATTCATCTTCTTGAAGACATTCAACATCAAACTCATCATCAAgttgctcattttttttttttttaaatgttttccAAAAGTttggcaaaataatttttaacatcTTCGGGCACCTTCAAGCATGGTTTAACATCCTTATGTGTATGTGccaaatggtttttcattcttATGACTCCACCCCAATATTCATTTGAGCAATAATTACATTTAAGCTTGAGCCTACTTGTCTTATCATCATTAATACGTAGACAATGATCCCAAGTGGGATCTTTCTCCTTATTTCTTTTCCTCCTATcacccattttttttatatacccAAAAGCAAATATGAACACATGAATTTATAGTCAATCAACAATTTTTATGTACACAAATTAAGCATCACAGTTACACTATCACAAATTCACAGTATTAATATTAACATtacaaaatacatatatatatatatataatatttatatataaacactcATATACATACATTGATACATATTTAGTTatactaaactaattttttataagcCACTCGGTCATATTAAACTAAATTAACTAATATAATAtgttaataacaataaataattacaataattttttagtataaagaattaatcaaaaaaatttattaagaaaaaagaaaaactaacctTACACACACAGTGGACCCAACGTGAGGCAGcacttgttgttgttgttgtcttgCTCTAATAGCATGTCAAAGTGTGGGACTTTTGGATTAG
The sequence above is drawn from the Quercus lobata isolate SW786 chromosome 12, ValleyOak3.0 Primary Assembly, whole genome shotgun sequence genome and encodes:
- the LOC115970195 gene encoding uncharacterized protein LOC115970195 codes for the protein MMDSVANYGKRLKLPTYHETRVTFLKKEVENMHFTLDRYKNEWKKTGCTLMSDGWTDNRERSITNFLVNSQKGTTFLKSIDTSDISKNVENLFQLLDSLVQEIGEKNVVQVVTDSALAYVSAGEKLMEKKRKIFWNPCVAHCIDLMLHDIGDLPVHANTIKKAKKITFFIYRHIWVLDLMRKYTKGRELARQGVTRFATAYFTLKSIYQQKIGLRSMFASEEWAKSPYAKKSDDINVQLIALSDPKFWPAIKFCLKCVIPLVKVLRLVDGDAKPAMGYIYEAMDRAKEQIRKKLNDVQRRYRPILRIIETRWELQLHRPLHAAAYFLNPKFHYDPNFVANEEVRVGLYEVIERMCPTTLERCRIDLQLEKFDKAEGLFGKEMAILTRTKKQPALWWESYGVHCKEFQNLAICVLSLTCSATGCERNWSTFDHVHTKKRNCLEQQRVNALVFVNYNINLELRQIKREKNGDSYDPICLSDMESDDEWITEKEEPCLPEDTSWMDIHECFEVNEEGCSRKRKRGPRNLNAKKKSKEKVIEVEESEEIVDVGDDEEDVQKDANEEMILQDDEDDNFIDLDYGDDFD
- the LOC115970194 gene encoding uncharacterized protein LOC115970194, whose amino-acid sequence is MQFKVTTYENTNLDYDKFCKSLALLCIEKTESKLGRTTTLEFSLFVKENSEVIEIEKYSKPGHVNAQLSLKTQVTCVGWDEYLGANEVAFRDGNKPMHVSYWIGSIFNGLVIAIPPLNQATLGVNILVTIPN